A single genomic interval of Drosophila virilis strain 15010-1051.87 chromosome 2, Dvir_AGI_RSII-ME, whole genome shotgun sequence harbors:
- the Surf6 gene encoding surfeit locus protein 6 homolog yields MDYMTDEEAVKSVWEYYNRENGKEEPKQDRATIRKRFEQKVIRLLTIHNVPYSKKEDEDTYEDYLLSDEENTPNPKGIKPKSSIRTGPDDEEDVDERIASIKNKLRQKKRPTTERQQKRREAKKLKQSKGVQKLLLSSAKSIKNENIKQKKARNGLIKTESNQSGDATDSKAVIQPVKVEPVFNEEAKIVYSKIDFAANPGAKAKKSHQNPKEILKKLKDTRQHINKLKEQGEADKAAELQNDIAWKKAFDKIEGKKVKDDTKLLQKAIKKKKVEKRTAKKKWTERKQKVDHDIAKRQKKRQENLDKRSKDKKNKKLKKASKKGRIIPGY; encoded by the exons ATGGATTATATGACTGATGAGGAGGCGGTTAAGAGCGTTTGGGAGTACTACAACCGTGAGAATGGCAAAGAGGAGCCGAAGCAAGACCGGGCGACGATCAGGAAACGATTTGAACAGAAAGTGATCCGTCTATTAACAATACACAATGTGCCTTACTCCAAAAAAGAAG ATGAAGACACTTACGAGGACTATTTGCTGTCTGACGAGGAAAATACGCCAAATCCAAAAGGTATAAAGCCCAAGTCGTCAATCAGAACTGGACCCGACGACGAAGAAGATGTGGACGAGCGCATTGCGTCCATAAAGAACAAATTACGCCAGAAGAAACGTCCAACCACAGAACGACAACAGAAAAGACGTGAGGCCAAAAAGCTTAAACAAAGCAAGGGTGTGCAAAAGCTGCTGCTTTCCTCGgcaaaatcaatcaaaaacgAGAACATTAAGCAAAAGAAAGCGAGGAACGGGTTGATCAAAACGGAGTCAAATCAATCTGGGGATGCCACGGACAGCAAAGCAGTTATTCAGCCCGTTAAAGTGGAGCCAGTGTTCAACGAGGAAGCCAAAATTGTTTATtccaaaattgattttgcGGCTAATCCAGGCGCTAAAGCTAAGAAATCGCATCAGAATCCAAAAGAAATTCTAAAAAAGCTGAAAGATACGCGTCAGCACATAAACAAACTCAAGGAACAGGGCGAAGCAGACAAGGCAGCCGAATTACAGAATGATATTGCCTGGAAAAAGGCATTTGACAAGATTGAGGGCAAAAAAGTGAAGGATGACACCAAGCTTCTGCAGAAAGCCATCAAAAAGAAGAAGGTGGAGAAGCGGACGGCAAAGAAAAAATGGACAGAGCGTAAACAGAAGGTGGATCATGATATTGCGAAGCGTCAGAAGAAGCGACAGGAAAATCTTGACAAGCGCAGCAAGGATAAGAAGAACAAGAAATTGAAGAAGGCTAGCAAAAAGGGCCGAATTATACCCGGCTACTAG
- the ClpX gene encoding ATP-dependent Clp protease ATP-binding subunit clpX-like, mitochondrial: MSMVRRIILLAPRYKIWTKGSSHVQHTPKCIILSTGLEGRAIAVRQFHLATQHCTANGHMLLEPLVAIPAYIDITNGVTSMSDASSGTGTGTGAGTGAGTGTGTGPGIGGSGGAGKVPGAGASGNGANTTGGGAGGDKFLSCPKCGSACTQVETFVSSTRFVKCAKCNYFFVVLSDVETKQRIKEEPKNQRKPPPPPQKIMEYLDKHVVGQEFAKKVLAVAVYNHYKRIHHNLPQLQQPTTGSASAGGGLDGIPRTDLLHITGIGHTLNSTPGSELPPKPAQMGLGGGLTGSGSGLGSGLHSSASSVGSARNEHRPGSEILDKQSNDVKLEKSNIIMLGPTGSGKTLIAQTIARCLDVPFAICDCTTLTQAGYVGEDIESVISKLLQDANYNVERAQTGIVFLDEVDKIGAVPGIHQLRDVGGEGVQQGMLKMLEGTVVNVPERNSPRKLRGETVQVDTTNILFVASGAYTGLDRLIARRLNEKYLGFGMPSTSGSGRRAAQSTASPMDNDQEERDKCLTKVQARDLVEFGMIPEFVGRFPVIVPFHSLNVNMLVRILTEPRNALVPQYKALLGLDEVDLSFTEDAVESIATLAMERHTGARGLRSIMETLLLDPMFIVPGSDIRGVHITAEYVRGNTKPVYIRNSDEDASVTGDGTTETTDSEPTNDNDKNFEDSEKSRLNDTLVGT, encoded by the exons ATGAGCATGGTACGGCGCATCATTTTGCTGGCTCCAAGATATAAAATTTGGACAAAGG GAAGCAGCCACGTACAGCACACACCCAAATGCATCATACTGAGCACAGGGCTGGAGGGCAGAGCGATTGCCGTGCGACAGTTCCATTTGGCCACACAGCACTGCACCGCCAATGGGCATATGCTGCTGGAGCCGCTGGTGGCCATACCCGCCTACATTGACATCACGAATGGTGTCACATCCATGTCGGATGCGAGCAGCGGCACGGGCACTGGCACGGGCGCAGGCACCGGCGCCGGCACTGGCACAGGAACTGGGCCTGGCATAGGTGGCAGCGGTGGTGCCGGCAAAGTGCCTGGCGCGGGCGCTAGCGGCAACGGTGCGAACACAACCGGCGGCGGCGCTGGTGGTGATAAGTTTTTGTCCTGTCCGAAATGTGGCAGCGCGTGCACTCAAGTAGAGACATTTGTCAGCTCAACACGCTTTGTGAAATGCGCCAAGTGCAATTATTTCTTTGTGGTGCTCTCCGACGTGGAGACCAAGCAGCGCATCAAGGAGGAGCCAAAGAATCAGCGTAAGCCGCCTCCGCCGCCGCAAAAGATCATGGAGTATCTGGATAAGCATGTCGTGGGCCAGGAATTTGCCAAGAAGGTGCTCGCCGTTGCCGTTTACAATCATTACAAGCGCATCCATCACAATTTgccgcaactgcagcagccaaCTACAGGCTCGGCCAGCGCAGGCGGCGGACTGGATGGTATACCGCGCACGGATCTGCTGCATATCACCGGCATTGGGCACACACTGAACAGCACGCCGGGCAGCGAGCTGCCGCCAAAGCCAGCCCAAATGGGTTTGGGTGGTGGACTGACTGGTTCCGGTTCCGGTCTCGGCAGCGGCCTGCatagcagcgccagcagcgtCGGCTCCGCGCGCAACGAACATCGGCCCGGCTCCGAGATACTGGACAAGCAGAGCAACGATGTCAAGCTGGAGAAGAGCAATATCATAATGCTGGGCCCCACGGGTTCCGGTAAAACCCTAATTGCCCAGACAATTGCCCGCTGTCTGGATGTCCCATTTGCCATCTGCGATTGCACAACGCTCACCCAAGCCGGCTACGTGGGTGAGGATATCGAGAGCGTTATATCAAAGCTGCTGCAGGATGCCAACTACAA TGTGGAACGTGCTCAAACAGGCATTGTCTTCTTGGATGAGGTAGACAAAATTGGCGCTGTGCCCGGTATACATCAGCTGCGCGACGTGGGCGGCGAGGGTGTGCAACAGGGCATGCTTAAAATGCTGGAAGGCACCGTTGTCAATGTACCCGAGCGCAACTCACCGCGCAAGTTGCGTGGCGAAACGGTGCAGGTGGACACAACGAATATACTATTTGTCGCCTCGGGCGCCTATACGGGCCTGGATCGCCTGATTGCCCGTCGCCTAAATGAGAAG TATCTGGGCTTTGGCATGCCCTCGACCAGCGGCTCGGGCCGTCGAGCGGCTCAATCGACAGCGAGTCCCATGGACAACGATCAGGAAGAGCGTGATAAATGCCTGACCAAGGTGCAGGCGCGTGATCTCGTTGAATTTGGAATGATACCC GAATTTGTTGGTCGCTTTCCGGTCATTGTGCCCTTCCATAGTTTGAACGTCAATATGCTGGTGCGCATTCTAACCGAGCCGCGCAACGCCCTGGTGCCGCAATATAAGGCGCTGCTGGGCCTGGACGAGGTGGATCTATCATTTACCGAAGACGCTGTAGAATCAATTGCCACATTAGCCATGGAGAGGCATACAGGCGCGCGTGGTCTGCGCTCCATAATG gAGACCCTGCTGCTGGATCCCATGTTCATCGTGCCCGGCTCGGAT